A stretch of Henckelia pumila isolate YLH828 chromosome 4, ASM3356847v2, whole genome shotgun sequence DNA encodes these proteins:
- the LOC140865641 gene encoding sm-like protein LSM4, producing MLPLSLLKTAQGHPMLVELKNGETYNGHLVNCDTWMNIHLREVICTSKDGDRFWRMPECYIRGNTIKYLRVPDEVIDKVQEETKRSDRKPPGVGRGRGRGRDDNSAGRSSKGIGRGGIDDGGGRGGRGKGLSGSKPSGNRGGGRGRG from the exons ATG CTTCCGCTGTCGTTGCTTAAGACTGCACAAGGGCATCCCATG TTGGTGGAGCTGAAAAACGGAGAAACTTATAATGGGCATTTGGTGAATTGTGATACTTGGATGAATATCCATCTTCGAGAAGTCATCTGTACCTCAAAG GATGGAGATAGATTTTGGAGAATGCCAGAATGCTACATTCGTGGCAATACAATTAAGTACCTCCGTGTTCCAGATGAG GTCATTGATAAAGTTCAGGAAGAAACCAAGAGATCAG ACAGAAAACCACCTGGAGTTGGACGTGGAAGAGGAAGAGGTAGAGATGACAACTCAGCTGGAAGATCCTCGAAAGGAATTGGGCGTGGTGGTATAGATGATGGAGGTGGCCGAGGAGGCCGAGGAAAGGGTTTGTCTGGCAGCAAACCGTCCGGTAACAGGG GTGGAGGTCGGGGACGTGGTTGA
- the LOC140866516 gene encoding potassium transporter 26-like isoform X1 translates to MGSQDEIEVEVSAENKNGDAHRIITMENFPRKILHSKEYDAKTTVLLAYQTLGIVYGDLGTSPLYVLPSSLLENPTREDFLGIFSIIFWTLTVIPLIKYVFIVLRADDNGEGGTFALYSYLCRHIKFRNNLTIQGTRLPSDSNLRYYQEGSTIKNKSKAFIEKSSKAQFLLTFFVLLGTCMVIGDGALTPATSVLSALSGIQTLSPKITTNYVVLMAVILLLILFYFQRFGTSKVSCSFSPIMFLWFTTNAAIGVYNIIKYHPSILKGISPYYMLNFFQKRGRTGWELLSAAFLCTSGAEAMFADLGHFNKRSIQLAFSAFVYPSLVLCYAGEAAYLVQFPEKLSTAYYSSIPPPVYWPMFVIATVSAVVASQSMISATFSIVKQSLALGCFPRVNMLHTSSKHEGQVYSPEVNFILGILCIALVLGFKQGVEIGNAYGVAIICVMLITTCLVTLVMLVIWDTNFFLILAFFVPFLFVETCFLSAMVNKIPLGGWVPFAIAAFFMIIMLSWTSGRSKKTKFDSERKLGLEELHRILYESDLHHPSGICLFCADLVNGVPPIIRHYIHNTNSLREITIIVTIRTLPIKTVLPEERFEVAKVGFDGVYRCLIQFGYKDEQSLAGNAVGLIVEKLKELAESTEEAKKLDSALAKGVVFVTGRTVLKSKESNGWLDRWTINYLYRFLQKNSISAVTSLRIPPENFLQVGMLYEI, encoded by the exons ATGGGTTCCCAGGATGAAATCGAAGTGGAAGTTTCTGCTGAGAATAAAAATGGTGATGCCCATAGAATTATCACAATGGAAAACTTTCCCAGAAAAATTTTGCATTCAAAG GAATATGATGCAAAAACAACTGTGCTCCTAGCTTATCAAACACTTGGAATCGTGTATGGAGACCTAGGGACTTCACCGCTTTATGTGCTTCCCTCTTCTCTACTTGAAAATCCCACAAGAGAAGATTTTCTTGGAATTTTTAGCATCATCTTCTGGACGTTGACCGTTATACCCTTGATCAAATACGTATTCATCGTCCTTCGTGCGGATGATAATGGAGAAGGCGGTACTTTTGCCTTGTATTCGTACCTATGTCGCCATATAAAGTTCCGAAACAACCTCACCATTCAGGGTACAAGGCTCCCATCTGATTCAAATTTGAGGTATTATCAAGAAGGCAGCACTATAAAGAATAAAAGCAAGGCTTTTATTGAGAAAAGTAGCAAAGCTCAGTTTCTTCTGACCTTTTTTGTGCTTCTTGGCACTTGCATGGTCATTGGTGATGGAGCTCTTACGCCAGCGACTAGTG TTCTTTCTGCTCTTTCAGGAATTCAGACACTGTCCCCAAAGATTACAACCA ATTATGTTGTCCTTATGGCAGTTATTCTTCTCTTAATTTTGTTCTATTTCCAAAGATTTGGAACAAGTAAAGTTAGCTGCTCTTTCTCTCCAATAATGTTTTTGTGGTTTACTACAAATGCTGCAATTGGAGTCTACAACATTATCAAGTACCATCCCTCAATCCTCAAGGGAATTTCCCCTTATTACATGCTCAATTTCTTTCAAAAACGAGGCCGGACCGGTTGGGAGCTCCTGAGTGCAGCCTTTCTGTGCACATCTGGAGCTGAAGCAATGTTCGCTGATTTAGGCCACTTCAACAAAAGATCGATCCAG TTGGCTTTCTCTGCATTTGTTTATCCGTCGTTGGTGTTATGTTACGCTGGAGAAGCGGCTTACTTGGTCCAGTTCCCAGAAAAATTGAGCACAGCATATTATAGCTCCATTCCCCCTCCGGTGTACTGGCCAATGTTCGTGATCGCCACCGTATCTGCTGTTGTTGCCAGCCAATCTATGATATCTGCAACATTTTCTATCGTCAAGCAATCTCTTGCTCTCGGATGCTTCCCTCGAGTTAACATGCTCCATACGTCCTCGAAGCACGAGGGTCAAGTCTATTCTCCAGAAGTCAATTTCATTCTTGGGATTCTTTGTATTGCTCTTGTTTTGGGATTCAAACAAGGTGTTGAAATAGGCAATGCATATG GCGTTGCAATCATATGTGTGATGCTTATAACCACATGCTTGGTGACACTAGTGATGTTGGTCATTTGGGACACAAATTTCTTTCTAATCTTGGCCTTTTTCGTCCCGTTCCTTTTCGTCGAAACCTGTTTCTTATCAGCAATGGTAAACAAAATCCCACTGGGGGGATGGGTTCCGTTCGCAATAGCGGCTTTCTTTATGATCATCATGTTATCTTGGACCAGTGGAAGaagcaaaaaaacaaaatttgatTCTGAAAGGAAGCTCGGATTGGAAGAACTCCACAGGATCTTATACGAAAGCGACCTTCACCATCCTTCCGGCATATGTTTGTTCTGTGCTGATCTGGTAAATGGTGTCCCGCCGATTATCAGACACTACATTCACAACACGAATTCTCTTCGGGAAATAACCATCATCGTGACCATTAGAACTCTTCCGATCAAGACTGTGCTTCCGGAAGAGCGGTTTGAGGTTGCGAAAGTGGGATTCGATGGAGTGTACCGATGTTTGATTCAGTTCGGCTACAAAGATGAACAAAGTTTAGCAGGAAATGCCGTTGGATTGATCGTGGAGAAGCTGAAAGAGTTGGCAGAAAGTACAGAAGAAGCTAAGAAACTGGATTCTGCACTGGCCAAAGGGGTCGTCTTTGTCACGGGAAGAACGGTTCTGAAATCTAAAGAAAGCAATGGGTGGCTGGATCGTTGGACTATAAATTATCTCTACAGATTCTTGCAGAAGAACAGCATCTCGGCAGTCACATCACTCAGAATTCCTCCGGAAAATTTCTTGCAAGTTGGTATGTTGTATGAAATATGA
- the LOC140866516 gene encoding potassium transporter 26-like isoform X2 — MSMEEDEEVPRFKKSNSNPKKMEYDAKTTVLLAYQTLGIVYGDLGTSPLYVLPSSLLENPTREDFLGIFSIIFWTLTVIPLIKYVFIVLRADDNGEGGTFALYSYLCRHIKFRNNLTIQGTRLPSDSNLRYYQEGSTIKNKSKAFIEKSSKAQFLLTFFVLLGTCMVIGDGALTPATSVLSALSGIQTLSPKITTNYVVLMAVILLLILFYFQRFGTSKVSCSFSPIMFLWFTTNAAIGVYNIIKYHPSILKGISPYYMLNFFQKRGRTGWELLSAAFLCTSGAEAMFADLGHFNKRSIQLAFSAFVYPSLVLCYAGEAAYLVQFPEKLSTAYYSSIPPPVYWPMFVIATVSAVVASQSMISATFSIVKQSLALGCFPRVNMLHTSSKHEGQVYSPEVNFILGILCIALVLGFKQGVEIGNAYGVAIICVMLITTCLVTLVMLVIWDTNFFLILAFFVPFLFVETCFLSAMVNKIPLGGWVPFAIAAFFMIIMLSWTSGRSKKTKFDSERKLGLEELHRILYESDLHHPSGICLFCADLVNGVPPIIRHYIHNTNSLREITIIVTIRTLPIKTVLPEERFEVAKVGFDGVYRCLIQFGYKDEQSLAGNAVGLIVEKLKELAESTEEAKKLDSALAKGVVFVTGRTVLKSKESNGWLDRWTINYLYRFLQKNSISAVTSLRIPPENFLQVGMLYEI, encoded by the exons ATGAGCATGGAGGAAGACGAGGAGGTCCCGCGGTTTAAGAAATCGAATTCCAACCCCAAGAAGATG GAATATGATGCAAAAACAACTGTGCTCCTAGCTTATCAAACACTTGGAATCGTGTATGGAGACCTAGGGACTTCACCGCTTTATGTGCTTCCCTCTTCTCTACTTGAAAATCCCACAAGAGAAGATTTTCTTGGAATTTTTAGCATCATCTTCTGGACGTTGACCGTTATACCCTTGATCAAATACGTATTCATCGTCCTTCGTGCGGATGATAATGGAGAAGGCGGTACTTTTGCCTTGTATTCGTACCTATGTCGCCATATAAAGTTCCGAAACAACCTCACCATTCAGGGTACAAGGCTCCCATCTGATTCAAATTTGAGGTATTATCAAGAAGGCAGCACTATAAAGAATAAAAGCAAGGCTTTTATTGAGAAAAGTAGCAAAGCTCAGTTTCTTCTGACCTTTTTTGTGCTTCTTGGCACTTGCATGGTCATTGGTGATGGAGCTCTTACGCCAGCGACTAGTG TTCTTTCTGCTCTTTCAGGAATTCAGACACTGTCCCCAAAGATTACAACCA ATTATGTTGTCCTTATGGCAGTTATTCTTCTCTTAATTTTGTTCTATTTCCAAAGATTTGGAACAAGTAAAGTTAGCTGCTCTTTCTCTCCAATAATGTTTTTGTGGTTTACTACAAATGCTGCAATTGGAGTCTACAACATTATCAAGTACCATCCCTCAATCCTCAAGGGAATTTCCCCTTATTACATGCTCAATTTCTTTCAAAAACGAGGCCGGACCGGTTGGGAGCTCCTGAGTGCAGCCTTTCTGTGCACATCTGGAGCTGAAGCAATGTTCGCTGATTTAGGCCACTTCAACAAAAGATCGATCCAG TTGGCTTTCTCTGCATTTGTTTATCCGTCGTTGGTGTTATGTTACGCTGGAGAAGCGGCTTACTTGGTCCAGTTCCCAGAAAAATTGAGCACAGCATATTATAGCTCCATTCCCCCTCCGGTGTACTGGCCAATGTTCGTGATCGCCACCGTATCTGCTGTTGTTGCCAGCCAATCTATGATATCTGCAACATTTTCTATCGTCAAGCAATCTCTTGCTCTCGGATGCTTCCCTCGAGTTAACATGCTCCATACGTCCTCGAAGCACGAGGGTCAAGTCTATTCTCCAGAAGTCAATTTCATTCTTGGGATTCTTTGTATTGCTCTTGTTTTGGGATTCAAACAAGGTGTTGAAATAGGCAATGCATATG GCGTTGCAATCATATGTGTGATGCTTATAACCACATGCTTGGTGACACTAGTGATGTTGGTCATTTGGGACACAAATTTCTTTCTAATCTTGGCCTTTTTCGTCCCGTTCCTTTTCGTCGAAACCTGTTTCTTATCAGCAATGGTAAACAAAATCCCACTGGGGGGATGGGTTCCGTTCGCAATAGCGGCTTTCTTTATGATCATCATGTTATCTTGGACCAGTGGAAGaagcaaaaaaacaaaatttgatTCTGAAAGGAAGCTCGGATTGGAAGAACTCCACAGGATCTTATACGAAAGCGACCTTCACCATCCTTCCGGCATATGTTTGTTCTGTGCTGATCTGGTAAATGGTGTCCCGCCGATTATCAGACACTACATTCACAACACGAATTCTCTTCGGGAAATAACCATCATCGTGACCATTAGAACTCTTCCGATCAAGACTGTGCTTCCGGAAGAGCGGTTTGAGGTTGCGAAAGTGGGATTCGATGGAGTGTACCGATGTTTGATTCAGTTCGGCTACAAAGATGAACAAAGTTTAGCAGGAAATGCCGTTGGATTGATCGTGGAGAAGCTGAAAGAGTTGGCAGAAAGTACAGAAGAAGCTAAGAAACTGGATTCTGCACTGGCCAAAGGGGTCGTCTTTGTCACGGGAAGAACGGTTCTGAAATCTAAAGAAAGCAATGGGTGGCTGGATCGTTGGACTATAAATTATCTCTACAGATTCTTGCAGAAGAACAGCATCTCGGCAGTCACATCACTCAGAATTCCTCCGGAAAATTTCTTGCAAGTTGGTATGTTGTATGAAATATGA